From the genome of Candidatus Electrothrix communis, one region includes:
- a CDS encoding transposase gives MDKEKLPADAVPKGHDTVVVQDIIIEVKNTAFKREVYYSASENRRIIGALPIEYQGGFGPGIRTLVLCLYNDSNMSQPKIHSLLQTVGVEISPATISRIITDDVTCFHDEKSEIVSAGLQATNYQNADDTSARVNGANFYNHVLCSPYYTAYFTRAKKNRLTLLEIFSEGELTFQLNSQTIELLSDFNLSEKQRQRLTPFLSERIMERSEMDALLSRLFPDPGKQKTNRQRILEACAVTAFRHQGRPFPILICDDAPQFKGITEHLGLCWVHEGRHYKKLQPFMENNREKLAKVLSDFWDYYHCLRSYKEAPSKAEAERLSEQFDTLFLQTTGYDQLDDRLRKTWAKKDNLLLVLQYPHIPLHNNSAELGARVQARKRDVSFQTKNEKGTQAKDTMMTVVETAKKMSVNVFEYIHDRISKKYEMPSLASIISSQSQHTASDPA, from the coding sequence GTGGATAAGGAAAAATTACCCGCTGATGCTGTACCAAAAGGACACGATACCGTTGTTGTTCAGGATATTATTATAGAGGTGAAAAACACCGCCTTTAAGCGGGAAGTCTATTATTCAGCATCAGAAAACCGACGAATCATCGGCGCATTACCCATTGAATATCAAGGTGGTTTCGGCCCCGGCATCAGGACATTGGTCCTCTGCTTATATAATGACTCCAACATGAGTCAGCCTAAAATCCATAGCTTGTTGCAGACAGTCGGTGTTGAAATCTCACCAGCAACAATTTCTCGCATAATAACAGACGATGTTACCTGTTTTCACGACGAAAAATCTGAAATTGTCTCGGCTGGTCTTCAAGCAACGAATTATCAGAATGCTGATGATACCAGTGCTCGTGTCAATGGCGCCAATTTCTACAACCATGTACTCTGCAGCCCCTATTATACAGCATATTTTACCAGAGCGAAGAAGAATCGCCTGACTCTGCTGGAAATATTCAGTGAAGGCGAATTGACCTTCCAGCTAAACTCGCAAACCATTGAACTGTTAAGTGACTTTAACCTGTCTGAAAAACAGCGGCAACGTCTGACACCATTTTTAAGTGAACGCATAATGGAGCGTTCTGAAATGGATGCTTTGTTGAGTAGGCTGTTTCCTGACCCTGGCAAACAGAAAACGAATCGTCAACGCATTTTGGAAGCCTGTGCTGTGACAGCGTTTCGTCATCAGGGCCGCCCGTTTCCGATCCTTATCTGTGATGATGCCCCTCAGTTTAAGGGGATCACCGAACATCTTGGTCTATGCTGGGTCCACGAAGGCAGGCATTACAAGAAACTGCAGCCGTTCATGGAAAATAATCGCGAGAAACTGGCAAAAGTGCTCAGTGACTTTTGGGATTATTACCATTGCCTGCGGAGCTATAAAGAGGCTCCCTCCAAGGCTGAAGCTGAACGTCTTTCCGAGCAGTTCGACACCTTATTCCTGCAAACAACAGGCTATGATCAGCTAGATGACCGTTTACGGAAAACATGGGCCAAGAAGGATAATCTTCTGCTTGTCCTGCAATATCCGCACATTCCTTTGCATAATAATTCTGCGGAACTTGGTGCCAGAGTTCAGGCACGAAAACGGGATGTCAGTTTCCAGACGAAAAACGAAAAAGGGACTCAAGCAAAAGACACCATGATGACTGTGGTCGAAACTGCAAAAAAAATGTCGGTCAATGTGTTTGAATACATCCATGACCGTATCAGCAAAAAGTACGAAATGCCCTCCTTGGCATCCATCATTTCATCTCAATCTCAGCATACTGCTTCCGACCCCGCCTGA